A stretch of the Candidatus Kapaibacterium sp. genome encodes the following:
- a CDS encoding sulfite exporter TauE/SafE family protein, whose amino-acid sequence MPIEIDLIQTLLLLIAGFASGFLNVTAGGGSALTLPLLIFLGLDSATANGTNRVAIVVQSLSAIASFKSDKYSEFGKSMKLAAITLPGGILGAVTALQMNDEVFNKVLGVIMLVIIISMIIPTPKKGKGQEVPPNFWTFLAMFGVGLYGGFIQVGVGFMMMAIMQKMLKMELTRVNMHKVFIAFVFTTPAMIVFMISGHVNYLLGIVLAIGNAIGALVAAKISVRKGEKFIKIFLILSMIIMAIKLFDFI is encoded by the coding sequence TTGCCGATTGAGATAGACCTAATCCAAACTTTACTGCTTTTGATAGCAGGATTTGCATCCGGTTTCTTAAATGTAACAGCCGGTGGTGGTTCGGCATTGACATTGCCATTGTTGATTTTTCTTGGGCTTGATTCAGCTACTGCAAATGGCACAAACCGCGTAGCTATCGTCGTCCAGAGCTTGTCCGCAATTGCATCTTTCAAATCCGACAAATATTCGGAATTTGGCAAGAGCATGAAATTAGCTGCTATTACATTGCCCGGTGGTATTTTGGGAGCGGTGACGGCATTGCAAATGAACGACGAAGTGTTCAATAAGGTACTTGGTGTGATTATGCTCGTTATCATCATTTCGATGATTATTCCCACACCCAAGAAAGGCAAGGGGCAAGAAGTTCCGCCCAATTTCTGGACATTTTTGGCAATGTTCGGCGTCGGGCTTTACGGCGGATTCATACAAGTCGGTGTGGGATTTATGATGATGGCAATCATGCAAAAAATGTTGAAGATGGAACTTACGCGAGTAAATATGCACAAAGTTTTTATAGCATTCGTATTCACAACTCCGGCAATGATTGTATTTATGATTAGCGGACACGTTAATTATTTGCTTGGAATCGTCTTAGCAATAGGAAATGCAATTGGTGCATTAGTTGCTGCAAAAATTTCTGTAAGAAAAGGTGAGAAATTTATCAAAATTTTCCTTATATTATCAATGATAATTATGGCAATCAAACTTTTTGATTTTATTTAA